In Aphelocoma coerulescens isolate FSJ_1873_10779 chromosome 13, UR_Acoe_1.0, whole genome shotgun sequence, the following are encoded in one genomic region:
- the LOC138118343 gene encoding protocadherin gamma-B5-like gives MAVRRRQRRAAGCGRALLPALLLCLWGRAAAERLRYSIAEELGRGSLVGPLARDLGLSADELPARKLQVASAGKKQLKYFTVNEENGNLYVNERLDREEMCSSSETCSVSFEAFVQNPLNIFRVEVFIEDVNDNAPRFLQENFQLEINEFTSPGARFAVGVAEDADVGSNSLKGYELEANSYFAVEVKESQDGSKFAELVLRRALDRENEPRLRLMLTALDGGDPPRTGTAQLWINVTDANDNPPVFAHDRYRASLREDAPPGSTVLNVSASDADAGTNAHITYAFGKTPAKVLQKFVVDAESGIITLKEALDFEDTRGYVLLVEAKDGGGLVAHCKVEVEVLDVNDNAPEITILSLSSPVPEDSPAGTVVALLNVNDPDSGENGQVSCELSGEAPLSIVASSGGSYKVVTASALDREEASEHRVTVVARDRGRPALRSSTELVLEVSDVNDNAPVFEEAAYSAYVSENNAAGALVVRVQARDADAGANGRVSYWLAGGSAGAAGAAALVSVEARSGALYAQRSLDYEQCREFAVAVRAQDGGSPARSSTATVRVFVLDRNDNAPRVLWPAAGAGGAAAGGAAPAAAAAAFEVVPRSAEAGYLVAKVVAVDADAGRNAWLSYELVQASEPALFRVGLHSGEVRTARAVSERDAAKQRVVAVVKDHGQPALSATATLHVVLAESLQEALPEVSDRDAVSELTSDLNLILVVSLSVVSLLFVSTVIFVFFFKWRRSKSPPIFITSDKELYSTLGSKAPYNYCSSTLPLPYSYEVCLASESGQKDFTFLRPETAALSARLLSGDPGSGTHSGKDPPSPGSSAQSRSWCFSVAPSLESS, from the exons ATGGCGGTGAGGCGGCGGCAGAGGCGCGCTGCGGGCTGTGGGCGAGCGCTGCTGCCCgcgctgctgctgtgcctgtggggccgggcggcggcggagcggctcCGCTACTCCATCGCCgaggagctgggcagaggcTCGCTCGTGGGGCCGCTGGCGCGGGACCTGGGGCTCAGCGCGGACGAGCTGCCGGCGCGCAAGCTGCAGGTGGCGTCTGCCggcaaaaagcagctgaaatacTTCACGGTGAATGAGGAAAACGGGAACCTGTACGTGAATGAGAGGCTGGATCGGGAGGAGATGTGCAGCTCATCGGAGACCTGCTCTGTCAGCTTCGAGGCGTTCGTGCAGAACCCGCTGAACATTTTCCGCGTCGAGGTGTTCATTGAGGACGTGAATGACAATGCGCCGCGCTTTCTGCAAGAAAATTTCCAGCTTGAGATCAACGAGTTCACTTCTCCCGGCGCCCGATTTGCCGTGGGTGTGGCCGAGGACGCGGACGTGGGCAGCAACTCACTGAAGGGCTATGAGTTGGAGGCCAACAGCTATTTCGCGGTGGAGGTGAAGGAGAGTCAGGACGGCAGCAAGTTCGCAGAGTTGGTGCTGCGCCGTGCTCTGGATCGGGAGAATGAGCCGCGTCTGCGTCTGATGCTGACAGCGCTGGATGGCGGAGACCCGCCCAGGACTGGCACCGCCCAGCTCTGGATCAACGTCACCGACGCCAATGACAACCCACCCGTGTTCGCGCATGACCGGTACCGCGCCAGCCTGCGCGAGGACGCGCCTCCGGGATCGACTGTACTGAACGTCTCCGCCTCCGATGCCGATGCCGGCACCAATGCCCACATCACCTACGCCTTCGGGAAAACGCCGGCGAAGGTGCTTCAGAAGTTCGTGGTAGATGCGGAGAGCGGAATAATCACGCTGAAAGAGGCTTTGGACTTCGAGGACACGCGAGGCTATGTGTTGCTAGTGGAGGCGAAGGACGGTGGCGGTCTGGTGGCGCACTGCAAAGTGGAGGTGGAGGTGCTGGACGTGAACGACAATGCGCCCGAGATCACCATTCTGTCCCTCTCGAGCCCTGTGCCTGAAGACTCGCCAGCGGGCACCGTGGTGGCCCTCTTGAACGTGAACGACCCGGACTCCGGCGAGAACGGTCAGGTGTCGTGCGAGCTGTCGGGCGAGGCTCCTCTGTCGATCGTGGCGTCTTCGGGCGGCTCGTACAAGGTGGTGACGGCGAGCGCGCTGGACCGCGAGGAGGCGTCCGAGCACCGCGTGACGGTGGTGgcccgggaccggggccggccGGCGCTGCGGAGCAGCAcggagctggtgctggaggtGTCGGACGTGAACGACAACGCGCCGGTGTTCGAGGAGGCGGCGTACAGCGCGTACGTGTCGGAGAACAACGCGGCGGGCGCGCTGGTGGTGCGCGTGCAGGCGCGGGACGCGGACGCGGGCGCCAACGGGCGCGTGAGCTACTGGCTGGCGGGCGGCAGcgcgggcgcggcgggcgcggcggcgcTGGTGTCGGTGGAGGCGCGGAGCGGCGCGCTGTACGCGCAGCGCTCCTTGGACTACGAGCAGTGCCGCGAGTTCGCGGTGGCGGTGCGGGCGCAGGACGGCGGCTCGCCGGCGCGCAGCTCGACGGCCACGGTGCGCGTGTTCGTGCTGGACCGCAACGACAACGCGccgagggtgctgtggccggcggcgggggcgggtggcgcggcggcgggaggcgcggccccggcggcggcggcggcggcgttcGAGGTGGTTCCGCGCTCGGCCGAGGCCGGCTACCTGGTGGCCAAGGTGGTGGCGGTGGACGCGGACGCGGGGCGCAACGCGTGGCTGTCGTACGAGCTGGTGCAGGCGTCGGAGCCGGCGCTGTTCCGCGTGGGGCTGCACAGCGGCGAGGTGCGCACGGCGCGCGCCGTGTCCGAGAGGGACGCGGCCAAGCAGCGCGTGGTGGCCGTGGTGAAGGACCACGGGCAGCCGGCGCTGTCGGCCACGGCCACGCTGCACGTGGTGCTGGCCGAGAGCTTGCAGGAGGCGCTGCCGGAGGTCAGCGACAGAGACGCTGTGTCGGAGCTGACGTCTGATCTGAACCTCATTCTTGTTGTGTCGCTCTCCGTCGTGTCCTTGTTATTCGTTTCCACGgtcatttttgtttttttctttaaatggcGGCGGTCCAAGAGCCCTCCCATTTTTATAACTTCTGATAAGGAACTCTATTCCACCCTGGGCTCAAAAGCACCGTACAACTACTGCAGCAGCACGCTGCCCTTGCCCTATTCTTACGAGGTGTGTTTAGCCTCCGAGTCGGGGCAGAAAGACTTCACGTTCCTGAGACCAGAGACGGCAGCCTTGTCTGCCCGTCTCCTGTCTGGTGACCCAGGCTCAGGCACTCATTCCGGGAAGGACCCTCCTAGCCCCGGGAGCTCGGCACAG AGCCGGAGCTGGTGCTTCAGTGTAGCTCCAAGCCTGGAGTCCAGCTGA